One Bosea sp. 685 DNA segment encodes these proteins:
- a CDS encoding M48 family metalloprotease — MLAFWRHAYRALLKRLIALALPAALLVAAFLVACTNDQSALLPQQTTGGELAPRVNAIQRASDSEHQRLLTAFGGEYRSPNARAALDEVVQRLAKASEGQIGAYEITILNSPVVNAFALPNGRLYVTRGLLALANDTAEIASVLAHEIAHVTAQHAVERAEKELESALVSQVVSQVLKDPAAGAAVQAGSKLSLARFSRQQELTADQISVRNISRAGYDPYGAGRFLQALGRNTAFRNAGQGQSAEDKRLDILSSHPSTPERVAAVTAGARQIGAPGIGERDAARWLAAIDGIAYGDDPRDGVVRGKRYLNSALRIAFTAPDGFSLESARDMVIGVSANGNQALRFDSVTLKSGQTLEAYVTSGWIDGVETGAVEHLDVAGQPAVITTGKGTDWTFRLAAIQAGGRVYRFILAAKGANDPERPMRAVIDSFRALTASEAQAAKPMQIRIVTASAGDTAASMAERMPSLDRAQELFLVLNGLDRSGPLTPGQRYKIVAE, encoded by the coding sequence ATGCTGGCGTTCTGGCGACACGCATACCGCGCTCTTCTCAAGCGGCTCATCGCGCTGGCCTTGCCGGCAGCGCTGCTCGTGGCGGCCTTTCTCGTGGCTTGCACCAACGACCAGAGCGCCCTGCTGCCGCAGCAGACGACCGGCGGCGAGCTGGCGCCGCGCGTCAACGCGATCCAGCGCGCCTCGGACAGCGAGCACCAGCGGCTGCTGACGGCCTTCGGCGGCGAGTACCGCTCGCCCAACGCCCGCGCCGCGCTCGACGAGGTGGTCCAGCGGCTGGCCAAGGCGAGCGAGGGCCAGATCGGCGCCTATGAGATCACCATCCTGAATTCGCCGGTGGTCAACGCCTTCGCCCTGCCCAATGGCCGGCTCTATGTGACGCGCGGCTTGCTCGCGCTCGCCAACGACACCGCAGAGATCGCCTCGGTGCTCGCCCATGAGATCGCCCATGTCACGGCGCAGCACGCGGTCGAGCGCGCCGAGAAGGAGCTTGAATCCGCCCTGGTCAGCCAGGTCGTCTCGCAGGTGCTGAAGGATCCCGCCGCGGGTGCGGCGGTACAGGCAGGGTCGAAGCTCTCGCTCGCGCGCTTCTCGCGCCAGCAGGAGCTGACCGCCGACCAGATCAGCGTGCGCAACATCTCGCGCGCCGGCTACGACCCCTATGGCGCCGGCCGCTTCCTCCAAGCGCTCGGCCGCAACACCGCCTTCCGCAATGCCGGCCAGGGCCAGAGCGCCGAGGACAAGCGGCTCGACATTCTCTCCAGCCATCCCTCTACGCCTGAGCGCGTGGCCGCCGTCACCGCCGGCGCCCGCCAGATCGGCGCGCCGGGCATCGGCGAGCGCGACGCCGCCCGCTGGCTCGCCGCGATCGACGGCATCGCCTATGGCGACGACCCGCGCGACGGCGTGGTGCGCGGCAAGCGCTATCTCAACAGCGCATTGCGCATCGCCTTCACCGCCCCGGACGGCTTCAGCCTGGAGTCGGCACGCGACATGGTGATCGGCGTCAGCGCCAACGGCAACCAGGCGCTGCGCTTCGATTCCGTCACGCTGAAATCGGGCCAGACGCTGGAGGCCTACGTCACCTCCGGCTGGATCGACGGCGTCGAGACCGGCGCGGTCGAGCATCTCGATGTCGCCGGCCAGCCCGCCGTCATCACCACCGGCAAGGGCACCGACTGGACCTTCAGGCTCGCCGCGATCCAGGCCGGCGGGCGGGTCTATCGCTTCATCCTGGCGGCGAAGGGCGCAAACGACCCGGAGCGGCCGATGCGCGCCGTGATCGACAGCTTCCGCGCCCTCACAGCCTCGGAAGCGCAGGCCGCCAAGCCGATGCAGATCCGCATCGTCACCGCCTCGGCCGGCGACACCGCGGCCAGCATGGCGGAGCGCATGCCCAGCCTGGACCGCGCGCAGGAGCTCTTCCTGGTCCTGAACGGGCTGGATCGCAGCGGCCCGCTGACGCCCGGGCAGCGCTACAAGATCGTCGCGGAATAG
- a CDS encoding CarD family transcriptional regulator, producing MSMVKKAVVRLGFKTGEFVVYPSHGVGQITAIEEQEVAGFKLELFVVSFAKDKMTLRVPTAKAASVGLRKLADAESVTKALTTLTGRARIKRTMWSRRAQEYEAKINSGDLVAIAEVVRDLYRSEAQPEQSYSERQLYEAAVDRMTREIAVVDDITETEALKKIEAQLAKSPRRAAKGEAAEAEAEIEGDNDDIQEEAA from the coding sequence ATGTCCATGGTGAAGAAAGCTGTTGTGCGCCTAGGTTTCAAGACGGGCGAGTTCGTCGTCTACCCGTCTCATGGCGTCGGCCAGATCACGGCGATCGAGGAGCAGGAAGTCGCGGGTTTCAAGCTCGAGCTCTTCGTCGTCAGCTTCGCCAAGGACAAGATGACCCTGCGCGTTCCCACCGCCAAGGCCGCCAGCGTCGGTCTGCGCAAGCTCGCCGATGCGGAGAGCGTCACCAAGGCCCTGACCACGCTGACCGGCCGCGCGCGCATCAAGCGCACCATGTGGTCGCGCCGGGCGCAGGAATACGAGGCCAAGATCAATTCGGGCGATCTCGTCGCGATCGCCGAGGTCGTGCGCGATCTTTATCGCTCCGAGGCGCAGCCCGAGCAGTCCTACTCCGAGCGTCAGCTCTATGAGGCGGCTGTCGATCGCATGACCCGCGAGATTGCCGTCGTCGACGACATCACCGAGACCGAGGCCCTGAAGAAGATCGAGGCCCAGCTCGCCAAATCGCCGCGCCGCGCCGCCAAGGGCGAGGCGGCCGAGGCCGAAGCCGAGATCGAAGGCGACAATGACGACATCCAGGAAGAGGCCGCCTGA